In Leptospira langatensis, a genomic segment contains:
- a CDS encoding Lsa16 family lipoprotein adhesin: MKKVILNITILGILSLFAGACSNTAQVVGNINCPTIEKGVIDPKVAIVSDDLVSPVVIEKVAIGTVVKVYDYRNHYYVAKNLVRVKTEKNEGWINPSCLVVGQDPADSVFKWAYRSDYKPFFDKEDRDHYNHKDPDKVEEGSKTTSANGYEFDSYKNLPKDKVPLADLAPELKK, translated from the coding sequence ATGAAAAAAGTAATATTGAATATAACGATCCTTGGAATTCTAAGCCTCTTCGCGGGGGCTTGTTCCAACACCGCTCAGGTTGTAGGGAATATTAACTGCCCTACTATAGAGAAGGGTGTGATCGATCCTAAGGTTGCGATCGTTTCCGACGACTTAGTTAGCCCAGTGGTTATCGAGAAGGTTGCCATCGGAACCGTAGTCAAGGTTTACGATTACAGAAACCATTACTATGTAGCTAAGAACTTGGTTCGCGTGAAGACTGAAAAGAACGAAGGATGGATCAATCCTTCTTGTTTGGTTGTAGGACAGGATCCTGCGGATTCAGTATTCAAGTGGGCATATCGCAGCGACTATAAGCCTTTCTTCGACAAGGAAGACAGAGACCATTATAATCATAAGGATCCGGATAAAGTAGAAGAAGGTTCCAAAACTACTTCCGCTAACGGATACGAATTCGACTCGTATAAAAATCTTCCTAAGGACAAGGTTCCTTTGGCAGACCTTGCTCCCGAACTGAAGAAGTAA
- a CDS encoding Lp29 family lipoprotein, which translates to MKIRIFFLLFAILISNSCASRYSVNRLDTEPPPSQQVFKKFKIAYLGFNTFKSTKHKNPDGRVDFEAVAEPDSRTLKEPIAGSFPIPGENKPNGLRKDISQEKVMGFARSYLSVTGPTGIKELEKFLEINKGPDGYSYALRNLPYDYYIVGLHAPVFEKPRNVALGFVTVFSSLLSVVTLGILPSYEAYEANTVVRVYDKNLNLLKEFQYDNNYSVWRALWMPPNPKECGIGSLTCLGMFSPVLRTNPSIVFEAGAARIGSDLSNYIANLK; encoded by the coding sequence ATGAAGATCCGGATTTTCTTTCTACTCTTTGCGATCCTAATTTCCAATTCCTGCGCTTCTCGTTATTCAGTGAATCGTTTGGATACTGAGCCGCCGCCTTCTCAACAGGTATTTAAGAAATTCAAGATCGCATATCTTGGTTTCAATACATTCAAATCTACTAAGCATAAGAATCCGGACGGACGTGTGGACTTTGAGGCGGTGGCAGAACCGGATTCCCGAACTTTGAAAGAACCGATTGCCGGCAGTTTTCCGATCCCAGGGGAGAATAAGCCGAACGGCCTGAGAAAAGATATCTCTCAGGAGAAGGTGATGGGATTTGCCCGTTCTTATTTGAGCGTTACCGGCCCTACTGGGATCAAGGAACTGGAAAAGTTCCTGGAGATCAATAAGGGGCCGGACGGATATTCCTATGCCTTGCGTAATCTGCCCTACGATTATTATATAGTGGGTTTGCATGCTCCGGTTTTCGAAAAGCCAAGGAACGTAGCTCTCGGTTTCGTTACTGTTTTCTCCAGCCTTTTGAGTGTCGTGACCCTGGGGATACTTCCTTCGTACGAAGCATACGAAGCGAACACAGTCGTTCGAGTATATGATAAAAACCTAAATTTACTGAAAGAATTCCAATACGACAATAATTACTCCGTATGGAGGGCTCTTTGGATGCCTCCTAATCCGAAGGAATGCGGGATCGGAAGTTTAACCTGTCTAGGGATGTTCAGTCCGGTATTGCGGACAAACCCGTCTATCGTATTTGAAGCAGGCGCTGCTCGGATCGGTTCCGACCTGAGCAATTATATCGCCAATTTGAAATGA
- a CDS encoding DUF1577 domain-containing protein: MQYFEKNSRALDYIAAKEQKNHVITKYLLEQELTFKMIPFEKKAIIKKYMSEEERVVVRIPEGMDEASEKHISFFKILAKYIELDCMLLQKIEKDLYLFKVERLAIAKKSRESLRVPVPNGKTFVTNIVSSKTVIDANMFTVPTLVKVNFDDYKNRLKKNSQDSIVIDAFKPGLDRKFELAKRTRKSLLIEDTQDPSCYTSNEPDRMNYSKDIDDDVPSAIRKFKDQKIVSELIRPIIYKNHADELIPIGYIWIQSRDKKLTSEYLAELGRLSKEVVDRIKESNTIKTTEKFTVLDASAQGIKVKIHDPNLVETLPKQEEFVFDVLFKMQAPLTVFGIVRWWGKDADNQLFMGLEFKSKSDNPGERERYIKNLELMSKGAL; the protein is encoded by the coding sequence ATGCAATATTTCGAAAAGAATTCAAGAGCACTGGATTATATCGCCGCTAAGGAACAGAAAAACCACGTTATTACTAAATATCTGTTAGAGCAGGAACTTACTTTCAAGATGATTCCCTTCGAAAAAAAGGCTATCATCAAGAAGTACATGAGTGAAGAGGAGAGAGTGGTGGTCCGTATCCCGGAGGGAATGGATGAGGCTTCGGAAAAGCATATTTCCTTTTTCAAGATCCTTGCAAAATACATTGAACTGGACTGCATGCTTCTGCAGAAGATCGAAAAAGATCTGTATCTATTCAAGGTGGAGAGACTTGCGATCGCGAAGAAGAGCAGGGAGTCTTTAAGGGTTCCTGTTCCGAACGGAAAGACTTTCGTTACTAATATCGTTTCTTCCAAGACGGTAATAGATGCGAATATGTTCACTGTCCCGACTTTGGTGAAGGTTAATTTCGACGATTATAAGAACCGTCTCAAGAAGAACAGCCAAGACTCGATTGTGATCGATGCGTTCAAGCCCGGTCTGGACCGAAAGTTTGAACTTGCAAAACGTACTCGAAAATCCTTACTGATAGAGGATACTCAAGACCCTTCTTGTTATACTTCTAATGAACCGGATAGAATGAACTATTCCAAGGATATTGATGATGATGTTCCTTCTGCGATCCGCAAATTCAAGGACCAAAAGATCGTATCGGAGCTGATCCGTCCCATTATTTACAAGAATCATGCGGATGAGTTGATCCCAATCGGTTATATTTGGATCCAAAGCAGGGATAAGAAATTGACCTCAGAGTATCTGGCAGAGTTAGGAAGACTTTCTAAGGAGGTTGTAGATCGGATCAAGGAATCCAATACCATCAAGACCACGGAAAAGTTCACAGTTTTGGATGCTTCCGCGCAAGGAATCAAAGTCAAGATACATGATCCGAATTTGGTGGAGACACTGCCAAAACAGGAAGAGTTCGTTTTCGACGTTCTTTTTAAGATGCAGGCACCTTTGACTGTTTTTGGGATCGTTAGATGGTGGGGCAAGGATGCGGATAATCAACTTTTCATGGGATTGGAATTCAAGAGTAAGTCTGATAACCCCGGTGAAAGAGAAAGATATATTAAGAATTTAGAATTAATGAGCAAGGGCGCTCTCTGA